From a single Rodentibacter sp. JRC1 genomic region:
- the araA gene encoding L-arabinose isomerase, with protein MKFLKELEVWFVVGSQHLYGQEVLRQVERNAKLITTYLNEQNPFIQIKLKSLATTPDEILSVCQKANNTERCVGLIAWMHTFSPSKMWITGLTRLTKPLLQFHTQFNRNIPWNDIDMDYMNLHQTAHGDREFGFLATRLRKPRTIIVGHWQSETVRYKFDRWMRVIAAIYDQQHLKIARFGDNMREVAVTEGDKVEAQIKFGYSVNGYGVYELVNAIEQVKEEDVAHLVKEYETAYQLTESLQKTGEKRTALLDSARIELGLKTFLEKGNFKAFTDTFENLNGLKQLPGLAVQRLMQQGYGFGAEGDWKTAALVRAVKVMSYGLPKGSSFMEDYTYNLDENNGIVLGAHMLEVCPSIAQEQPLLDIKPLGIGGKEDPTRLIFTSKPGEAINATIIDMGNRFRMIVADIDAIEKPQAMPNLPVGHAFWKLRPNFDVGTQAWILAGGAHHSVFSLDIDAEMLRIFAEFFGIEFIHINANTDLTTLKNELRWNEIAYK; from the coding sequence ATGAAATTTCTAAAAGAACTTGAAGTTTGGTTTGTTGTCGGTAGCCAACATTTATATGGTCAGGAAGTACTACGACAAGTCGAAAGAAATGCAAAACTGATAACCACTTATCTCAATGAACAAAACCCATTTATTCAAATAAAACTAAAATCACTAGCAACGACACCGGATGAAATTCTAAGCGTTTGCCAAAAAGCCAATAATACGGAGCGATGTGTCGGTCTTATCGCTTGGATGCATACCTTCTCTCCTTCTAAAATGTGGATAACAGGGTTAACCCGGCTGACTAAACCACTATTGCAATTCCATACTCAATTTAATCGAAATATTCCTTGGAATGATATTGATATGGATTATATGAACCTGCATCAAACGGCTCACGGAGATCGTGAATTCGGATTTTTGGCTACCCGTTTACGTAAACCGAGAACAATCATTGTCGGGCATTGGCAAAGTGAAACGGTGCGATACAAATTTGATCGCTGGATGCGGGTCATTGCTGCAATTTATGATCAACAACACTTAAAAATAGCACGTTTCGGCGACAATATGCGTGAAGTAGCCGTAACAGAAGGCGATAAAGTAGAGGCTCAAATAAAATTTGGTTACAGCGTAAACGGTTATGGTGTTTATGAATTAGTAAACGCTATTGAGCAAGTCAAAGAGGAAGATGTTGCTCATTTAGTGAAAGAATATGAAACCGCCTACCAACTTACAGAAAGCTTACAAAAAACAGGCGAAAAACGAACCGCACTTTTAGATAGTGCCCGTATTGAGTTAGGACTAAAAACCTTCTTAGAAAAAGGGAATTTTAAAGCCTTTACCGATACTTTTGAAAATCTCAACGGTTTAAAACAATTGCCCGGCTTAGCGGTGCAACGTTTAATGCAACAAGGTTACGGTTTTGGTGCGGAGGGCGACTGGAAAACCGCCGCACTGGTGCGTGCGGTAAAAGTGATGAGTTACGGTTTGCCGAAAGGCTCTTCCTTTATGGAAGATTACACTTATAACTTAGATGAAAATAATGGAATTGTGCTAGGCGCACATATGCTTGAAGTTTGTCCCTCTATCGCACAAGAGCAACCCTTATTGGATATTAAACCGCTGGGGATTGGCGGCAAAGAAGATCCGACACGTTTGATTTTCACCTCCAAACCGGGGGAAGCCATCAATGCAACAATTATTGATATGGGCAACCGTTTCCGTATGATCGTTGCCGATATTGATGCTATCGAAAAGCCCCAAGCAATGCCAAACTTACCCGTAGGACACGCATTCTGGAAACTACGCCCGAATTTTGATGTCGGCACACAAGCCTGGATTCTTGCCGGCGGCGCACATCACAGTGTATTTAGTTTAGATATTGATGCAGAAATGTTACGTATCTTTGCCGAATTTTTCGGTATTGAATTCATTCATATCAATGCCAATACCGATCTCACCACACTAAAAAATGAGCTTCGTTGGAATGAAATAGCATACAAATAG
- a CDS encoding xylulokinase — translation MPSNKELIRNGNISIGIEFGSTRIKTVLIDSFGNILASGGVNWENQLIDGIWTYSQENIRQGLQNAYQSLAQAVKEKYGLPIVSAQAIGISGMMHGYIPFDNQKNQLVSFRTWRNNFTTESSQKLTALFQHNIPQRWSIAHLYHAILKQEPHIAQIDYLTTLSGYVHWMLSGEKVIGIGEASGMFPIDQQTQSYDRSMLSAFNSLIAEKNYPWKITEILPKVLTAGQFAGYLTKTGARLLDPSGQLQPGIKMCPPEGDAGTGMIATNSIKETTGNISAGTSAFAMIVLKKPLSNVYEQLDIVTTPNGKPVAMAHANNCTTDINAWINIFRECLDVFGIKQSDNLLYEKLLQHSLNGDDNCGGLLSYGFYSGEHSVGLETGCPLFIHPTEGRFNLANLIRAHLYSAFGAMKSGVDILMKQENVEVTQILAHGGIFKTPNVASKILASALDVPIAIMDTASEGGAWGIALLANYLSYASTQSLEQYLDETIFKNTKFSISKPEPLMKQGYEQFMQRYIQGIPIAKAVAEFASNK, via the coding sequence ATGCCTTCAAATAAGGAACTCATCCGCAACGGAAATATCTCTATCGGTATTGAATTTGGCTCTACTCGAATCAAAACGGTACTTATTGATTCATTTGGAAATATACTGGCAAGCGGTGGTGTCAATTGGGAAAATCAACTCATTGACGGTATATGGACTTATTCTCAAGAAAACATCCGGCAGGGACTTCAGAATGCTTATCAATCACTGGCACAAGCGGTAAAAGAAAAATATGGTTTGCCAATTGTCTCAGCACAAGCCATCGGTATCAGTGGTATGATGCACGGCTATATTCCCTTTGATAATCAGAAAAATCAACTCGTATCATTTCGCACATGGCGTAACAATTTCACCACAGAATCATCACAAAAACTGACCGCACTTTTCCAGCATAATATCCCGCAACGCTGGAGTATTGCCCACCTTTACCACGCAATCCTCAAACAGGAACCGCATATCGCCCAAATTGATTATCTCACAACCCTAAGCGGCTATGTACACTGGATGTTAAGCGGTGAAAAAGTGATTGGTATCGGTGAAGCCTCCGGTATGTTCCCGATCGATCAACAAACCCAATCCTATGATCGATCTATGTTAAGTGCATTCAATAGCCTCATCGCAGAAAAAAACTATCCATGGAAAATCACTGAAATTCTGCCAAAAGTATTAACCGCAGGACAATTCGCCGGTTACTTAACAAAGACAGGCGCACGTTTATTAGATCCGAGCGGACAATTACAGCCGGGAATAAAAATGTGTCCTCCGGAAGGTGATGCCGGAACAGGGATGATCGCCACCAACAGTATTAAAGAAACAACAGGTAATATTTCTGCCGGTACTTCCGCGTTTGCGATGATTGTGTTGAAAAAGCCTCTTTCTAACGTTTACGAACAACTGGATATCGTCACCACTCCCAACGGAAAGCCCGTTGCCATGGCACACGCCAATAACTGCACAACCGATATTAATGCTTGGATAAATATTTTCCGTGAATGCTTAGATGTATTCGGTATAAAGCAAAGTGACAACCTACTTTATGAAAAGCTCCTCCAACACTCACTAAATGGAGATGATAACTGCGGAGGGTTATTATCCTACGGTTTTTATTCAGGTGAACACAGCGTAGGGTTAGAAACAGGCTGCCCGTTATTTATCCATCCGACCGAGGGGCGTTTTAATCTTGCCAATTTGATTCGTGCTCATTTGTACAGCGCATTTGGTGCAATGAAATCGGGTGTGGATATATTAATGAAACAGGAAAATGTAGAAGTGACACAAATTCTTGCCCACGGCGGTATTTTCAAAACACCGAACGTTGCGTCAAAAATTCTCGCCTCTGCCCTTGATGTTCCGATTGCCATTATGGATACTGCATCTGAAGGAGGGGCTTGGGGAATTGCGCTGCTCGCTAATTATTTGAGTTATGCCTCAACCCAATCATTAGAGCAATATTTAGATGAAACGATTTTCAAAAACACTAAGTTTTCTATCAGTAAACCGGAGCCGTTAATGAAACAGGGTTACGAGCAATTTATGCAACGCTATATACAGGGCATCCCCATTGCAAAAGCAGTGGCAGAGTTCGCTTCAAATAAATAA
- the araC gene encoding arabinose operon transcriptional regulator AraC has protein sequence MNKQTNPLLPGYNFGAYLVAGCTPIQKGEALDFTINRPNGMKGYIINLTVKGKGTIFSDKNTFDCTVGDLLLFPPNAVHYYHRAEDANEWHHQWIYFRPRALWLNWLNWSNTIHNVGRLTIPHTQNYQEILQLFQSIEKEYHSGSLLSEEMSMCLLEQLLIQCFKLDPSNKQRLLDPRILSTCHFITDNLDKNYNIAEIAAHIHISPSRLAHLFVQQIGTGIIRWREEQRMIKAEYLLHASNAPIYHIARQLGYDDQLYFSRLFKRHSGLNPSEYRNSR, from the coding sequence ATGAATAAACAGACCAACCCGCTACTTCCCGGCTACAACTTCGGTGCCTATCTCGTTGCGGGTTGTACACCAATCCAAAAAGGCGAGGCATTGGATTTTACCATTAACCGCCCAAATGGTATGAAAGGCTACATTATTAATCTCACCGTTAAAGGTAAAGGCACGATTTTCAGTGATAAGAATACCTTTGATTGCACCGTCGGTGACCTATTGTTATTTCCGCCAAACGCCGTTCATTATTACCACCGAGCAGAAGATGCCAATGAATGGCATCATCAATGGATTTATTTTCGTCCCAGAGCGCTTTGGCTAAACTGGCTAAATTGGAGCAATACGATTCATAATGTCGGACGGTTAACAATTCCTCATACTCAAAATTACCAAGAGATTCTCCAATTATTTCAATCAATAGAGAAAGAATATCATTCGGGGTCTTTACTGAGCGAAGAGATGTCTATGTGCTTATTGGAACAACTGCTCATTCAATGTTTTAAGTTAGATCCGTCGAATAAACAACGCTTGCTGGATCCCCGCATTTTATCAACATGCCATTTTATTACGGATAATTTAGATAAAAACTATAATATTGCTGAAATTGCGGCTCATATACACATTTCACCGTCACGTTTAGCCCATCTTTTTGTTCAACAAATCGGCACAGGGATAATAAGATGGCGGGAAGAACAAAGAATGATAAAAGCAGAGTATTTACTCCATGCGTCTAATGCTCCGATTTATCATATCGCCCGCCAATTAGGTTATGATGATCAACTCTACTTTTCTCGCCTATTTAAACGACACTCTGGGTTAAATCCTTCGGAGTATCGTAATTCAAGATAA
- the araH gene encoding L-arabinose ABC transporter permease AraH, giving the protein MNTKNSIEKQTGTLNKIWNSYGMLLIFSAIFIASCIFIPNFATVINMKGLGLAISMSGIVACGMLFCLAAGEIDLSVASVIACAGVVTAVVLNSTQNIFFGISAGLGLGALIGLINGLAVAKLKINSLITTLATMQIARGLGYIISDGKAVGITTEAFFDIGYESILGVPLPIIFTIICIVIFGFLLSKTTYGRNTLAIGGNEEASRLAGINVDRTKLIIFVVSGLVSALAGIILAARMTSGQPMTSIGFELVAISACVLGGVSLNGGVAKISFIIAGVLILGTIENAMNLLNISPFAQYVVRGLILLIAVIFDKYKQKFIKA; this is encoded by the coding sequence ATGAATACAAAAAATTCAATAGAAAAACAAACAGGCACACTAAACAAAATCTGGAATTCCTATGGAATGTTACTGATTTTCTCCGCTATTTTTATCGCTTCCTGCATTTTTATTCCTAATTTCGCTACCGTTATTAATATGAAGGGGCTGGGTTTGGCTATTTCGATGAGCGGTATAGTCGCTTGTGGAATGTTATTTTGCCTTGCTGCCGGGGAAATTGATCTTTCTGTGGCTTCCGTCATTGCTTGTGCAGGAGTTGTCACTGCCGTTGTATTAAATTCAACGCAAAATATTTTCTTCGGTATTTCCGCAGGTCTCGGGCTAGGCGCATTAATTGGTTTGATTAATGGCTTAGCCGTTGCAAAATTAAAAATTAATTCTCTCATCACAACGCTTGCAACAATGCAGATTGCCCGCGGTTTAGGCTATATTATTTCAGATGGGAAAGCCGTTGGTATCACCACGGAAGCGTTTTTCGACATTGGATATGAATCCATTCTCGGCGTTCCTCTACCGATTATTTTCACCATTATTTGTATCGTTATTTTTGGTTTTCTATTAAGTAAAACCACCTACGGGCGTAATACCCTTGCAATCGGCGGTAACGAAGAAGCCTCGCGCTTAGCGGGAATTAACGTTGATCGCACAAAACTCATCATCTTTGTGGTTTCCGGTTTAGTTTCTGCATTAGCGGGAATAATTCTTGCCGCGAGAATGACCAGCGGGCAACCGATGACATCCATCGGATTTGAGTTAGTTGCAATTTCAGCCTGTGTGCTAGGCGGTGTTTCCTTAAATGGCGGTGTGGCGAAAATCTCCTTTATTATTGCCGGTGTATTGATTCTCGGTACGATTGAAAATGCAATGAATTTACTCAATATTTCCCCCTTTGCACAATATGTAGTACGCGGGTTAATTTTGCTTATTGCGGTAATCTTTGATAAATATAAACAAAAATTTATCAAGGCATAA
- the araG gene encoding L-arabinose ABC transporter ATP-binding protein AraG, translating to MPIPYLEFDNISKTFPGVKALQNVSFKCYESKVHALMGENGAGKSTLLKILSGNYLPTKGKLSIGGKMMTFKNTKEALLAGIAIIYQELNIVPEMTVAENLCLGQLPNTFGVVDKKELVKKAQYYLDKLALNISPNMPLKALSIGQWQMIEIAKALSRGAKIIAFDEPTSSLSAPEIEKLFNVINELKQEGKVILYVSHRMEEIFRISDEITVLKDGQFVETFSDLSQINNDVLVRSMVGRNLGDIYNYRPREIGKTRLKVTALCGTKLKGNFNLKVRAGEILGLFGLVGAGRSELLKIIFGADTMTSGTIELDGQTVVINKPKDAIEQGIVLCPEDRKKEGIIPTATVGENINISARRTHNFLKFIINEKWERENAEKQRQQMNIKTPSIEQTIVNLSGGNQQKAILGRWLSEDIKVLLLDEPTRGIDIGAKSEIYDLIFKLADEKLAIIVVSSDLPEVIGLSDRIMVMRTQQIIDIIDRQNATEETILKLAIVENKTA from the coding sequence ATGCCGATTCCCTATTTAGAATTTGACAATATCAGCAAAACCTTTCCCGGCGTTAAGGCATTGCAAAATGTCTCTTTTAAATGTTATGAAAGCAAAGTCCACGCATTAATGGGGGAAAACGGAGCCGGTAAATCGACATTACTCAAAATTTTAAGTGGTAACTATTTACCAACCAAAGGTAAATTGTCTATCGGCGGCAAAATGATGACATTCAAAAATACCAAAGAAGCCTTACTTGCCGGTATTGCAATTATCTATCAAGAACTCAACATCGTGCCGGAAATGACAGTGGCCGAAAATCTTTGTTTAGGACAATTGCCAAATACTTTTGGCGTAGTAGACAAAAAGGAATTGGTTAAAAAAGCACAGTATTATCTGGATAAATTAGCACTAAACATATCCCCCAATATGCCATTGAAAGCACTTTCTATCGGACAATGGCAAATGATTGAAATTGCGAAAGCTTTAAGCCGTGGTGCTAAAATCATTGCTTTTGATGAGCCAACCAGCAGCCTTTCCGCACCGGAAATTGAGAAATTATTTAATGTAATAAACGAATTAAAACAGGAAGGCAAAGTCATTCTCTATGTATCTCACCGAATGGAAGAAATTTTCCGCATTAGTGACGAAATCACCGTATTGAAGGACGGGCAATTTGTGGAAACCTTTTCCGATTTAAGCCAAATTAATAATGATGTATTAGTGCGTAGCATGGTGGGAAGAAACCTTGGCGACATTTACAACTATCGCCCACGAGAAATAGGAAAAACTCGCCTAAAAGTAACCGCACTTTGTGGAACGAAACTTAAAGGGAACTTTAATCTAAAAGTGCGAGCCGGTGAAATTTTGGGATTATTTGGTCTGGTCGGAGCTGGTCGGTCGGAATTGTTAAAAATCATCTTCGGTGCAGATACGATGACCTCAGGAACCATTGAGTTAGACGGGCAAACCGTCGTAATTAATAAACCCAAAGATGCAATTGAACAAGGCATTGTACTTTGTCCGGAAGATCGTAAAAAAGAAGGTATTATTCCAACAGCAACCGTAGGCGAAAATATCAATATCAGCGCACGCCGAACTCATAATTTCCTGAAGTTTATCATTAATGAAAAATGGGAACGTGAAAATGCAGAAAAACAGCGCCAACAAATGAATATAAAAACCCCATCAATTGAACAAACTATTGTGAATCTATCCGGTGGTAACCAACAAAAAGCTATTTTAGGACGTTGGTTATCTGAAGATATTAAAGTTTTGCTGCTGGATGAACCGACGCGTGGCATTGATATTGGAGCAAAATCCGAAATTTACGACTTAATTTTTAAACTCGCCGATGAAAAACTGGCAATTATCGTTGTTTCTAGTGATTTACCGGAAGTGATCGGATTATCGGATCGAATTATGGTAATGCGCACTCAACAAATCATAGACATTATCGACCGCCAAAATGCAACCGAAGAAACTATCTTGAAGTTGGCAATAGTTGAAAACAAAACCGCTTAA
- a CDS encoding arabinose ABC transporter substrate-binding protein, with protein sequence MKFTKRALLKSAIAITVLSITGLNANLAYSSSPKTIKLGYLVKQPEEPWFQTEWAFADKAAKDLGDVQIIKIAVPDGEKTLNAIDNLAANGAKGFVICTPDPRLGPAIMAKARSYDLKVIAVDDQFLNAVGEPMVNVPLIMMAATEIGERQGQELYKEMQNRGWNVKDTGVLAITADELDTARRRTEGSISALIKAGFPEKQIYKSPTKSNDIPGALDAANAMLVQHPEVKHWLIVGMNDNTVLGGVRATEGQGFKAENVVGIGINGVDAVNELSKPNMTGFLGSLLPSPDVHGYRSTEMLYKWIKDGVEPEKYIAVKEVIFLKRDNFKEELAKKGL encoded by the coding sequence ATGAAATTTACAAAAAGAGCGCTACTTAAATCAGCTATCGCGATAACCGTTTTATCTATTACCGGTTTAAACGCTAATTTAGCATATTCCAGCTCTCCGAAAACAATCAAATTGGGTTATTTAGTCAAACAGCCTGAAGAGCCATGGTTTCAAACCGAATGGGCGTTTGCAGATAAAGCGGCAAAAGATCTTGGTGATGTTCAAATTATTAAAATTGCCGTTCCTGATGGTGAAAAGACTTTAAACGCTATTGATAATCTTGCGGCCAACGGTGCAAAAGGTTTTGTTATTTGTACTCCGGATCCTCGTTTAGGCCCGGCTATTATGGCGAAAGCGCGTTCTTATGATCTGAAAGTCATTGCTGTCGATGATCAATTCTTAAATGCGGTCGGTGAACCGATGGTTAACGTACCCCTAATTATGATGGCAGCCACAGAAATTGGTGAACGCCAAGGACAAGAATTATATAAAGAAATGCAAAATCGGGGCTGGAATGTAAAAGATACCGGTGTATTAGCCATTACTGCCGATGAATTGGATACCGCCCGCAGACGTACCGAAGGTTCGATTTCGGCTTTGATTAAAGCCGGTTTTCCTGAAAAACAAATCTATAAATCACCGACCAAAAGCAACGATATTCCGGGGGCATTAGATGCGGCAAATGCGATGCTAGTACAACATCCGGAAGTAAAACATTGGCTCATTGTCGGCATGAATGATAATACCGTTTTGGGCGGTGTACGCGCGACTGAAGGGCAAGGTTTTAAAGCGGAAAATGTGGTAGGGATAGGTATTAATGGCGTTGATGCGGTTAATGAACTTTCCAAACCGAATATGACCGGTTTCCTTGGTTCTTTACTGCCAAGCCCGGATGTTCATGGTTACCGTAGTACCGAGATGCTGTATAAATGGATCAAAGACGGCGTTGAACCTGAAAAGTATATTGCGGTAAAAGAGGTGATCTTCTTAAAACGCGACAACTTTAAAGAAGAACTTGCCAAAAAAGGATTATAA
- the rpsO gene encoding 30S ribosomal protein S15, with translation MSLSTEKKAAIVAEFGRDAKDTGSSEVQIALLTAQINHLQAHFAEHKKDHHGRRGLLRMVSRRRKLLDYLKRTDLALYQSTIARLGLRR, from the coding sequence ATGTCTCTAAGTACTGAAAAAAAAGCAGCAATCGTTGCTGAGTTTGGTCGTGATGCAAAAGATACCGGTTCTTCCGAAGTTCAAATCGCATTATTAACTGCACAAATCAACCACTTACAAGCTCACTTTGCCGAGCATAAAAAAGACCATCACGGTCGTCGTGGTTTATTACGTATGGTTTCTCGTCGTCGTAAACTTTTAGACTACTTAAAACGTACTGATCTTGCTTTATATCAAAGCACCATCGCTCGTTTAGGTTTACGTCGTTAA
- a CDS encoding helix-turn-helix domain-containing protein: MKQQVVEFYFNHNESLTQTHHQFGFASKSVRQWIAQFHHAGLNGLRV; this comes from the coding sequence ATCAAACAACAAGTCGTTGAATTTTATTTCAACCACAACGAAAGTCTTACACAAACTCATCATCAATTTGGCTTCGCATCGAAAAGCGTTCGACAATGGATAGCCCAATTTCACCACGCAGGTCTCAACGGATTGCGAGTGTGA
- the ilvN gene encoding acetolactate synthase small subunit produces MRRILSVLLENESGALSRVVGLFSQRAFNIESLTVAPTDDPTLSRMTIEAVGDEQVLEQIEKQLHKLVDVFKVISLSQHEHVEREVMLLKVRATGTSRDEIKRLADIFRGQIVDVTPKSYTIQLTGTKDKLDAFVAAVKEETTLLEIVRSGLISLSRGEKNIL; encoded by the coding sequence ATGCGTAGAATTTTATCTGTTTTATTAGAAAATGAATCCGGTGCGTTATCACGCGTGGTAGGCTTATTCTCTCAGCGTGCATTTAATATTGAAAGCCTCACCGTAGCACCGACAGACGATCCGACTTTATCTAGAATGACGATTGAAGCGGTGGGAGATGAGCAAGTATTGGAACAAATTGAAAAGCAACTCCATAAATTGGTTGATGTATTCAAAGTGATTAGTTTAAGCCAGCACGAACACGTAGAACGTGAAGTTATGCTCCTTAAAGTTCGAGCAACCGGCACTTCACGTGATGAAATCAAACGTCTGGCAGATATTTTCCGTGGTCAGATAGTAGATGTAACACCAAAATCCTACACGATCCAGCTTACCGGCACGAAAGACAAACTTGATGCTTTTGTTGCTGCCGTGAAAGAAGAAACGACATTACTGGAAATTGTCCGTTCAGGGTTGATTAGTTTGTCTCGTGGTGAGAAAAATATACTTTAA
- a CDS encoding acetolactate synthase 3 large subunit, translated as MKKLSGAEMVVQSLRDEGVEYLFGYPGGAVLDIYDAIHTLGGIEHILVRHEQAAVHMADGYARATGKVGCVLVTSGPGATNAITGIATAYADSIPMVVLSGQVMTDLIGRDAFQECDMVGISRPVVKHSFIVKKAEDIPETLKKAFYIASTGRPGPVVVDIPKDTVNPNHKFPYEYPKSVEMRSYNPTVNGHKGQIKKALKALLVAKKPVLFVGGGAVSAECSDELLKFAQNLNLPVTTSLMGLGVYPSSDKQFLGMLGMHGTYEANNAMHESDLILGIGVRFDDRTTNNLEKYCPHAKVIQIDIDPTSISKNVQVTIPIVGNAKNVLEEFLSLLGEEGVARSQNYLEDWWKQINEWKAKNCLDFDRTSGVIKPQQVMEAVYHITNGEAYIASDVGQHQMFAALHYPFDKPRRWINSGGLGTMGFGLPAALGAKLAQPNATVVCVTGDGSIQMNIQELSTATQYGIPVVVICLNNHFLGMVKQWQDLIYSGRHSQTYMNSLPDFVKLAESYGHIGIKIATADELESKLKEAFSIKNQLVFVDINVDETEHVYPMQVRGGAMNEMILSKPQGENE; from the coding sequence ATGAAAAAATTATCCGGTGCTGAAATGGTAGTGCAATCGCTACGTGATGAAGGGGTAGAGTATTTATTCGGCTATCCGGGCGGTGCGGTATTAGATATTTATGATGCGATTCACACCCTTGGGGGGATTGAGCATATTCTGGTTCGTCACGAACAGGCTGCCGTACATATGGCGGATGGCTATGCTAGGGCGACGGGCAAAGTCGGCTGTGTGCTTGTTACATCAGGTCCGGGGGCGACAAATGCGATTACCGGTATTGCGACCGCTTATGCGGATTCTATTCCGATGGTGGTGCTTTCAGGTCAGGTTATGACGGATTTAATTGGTCGTGATGCGTTCCAAGAATGTGATATGGTGGGGATCTCACGTCCTGTTGTTAAGCACAGCTTTATCGTAAAAAAAGCAGAAGACATTCCCGAGACATTGAAAAAGGCTTTCTATATTGCTTCAACAGGTCGCCCCGGTCCGGTTGTGGTGGATATTCCGAAAGATACGGTAAATCCGAATCATAAATTCCCTTATGAATATCCAAAATCCGTAGAGATGCGTTCTTATAATCCGACAGTAAACGGACATAAAGGACAAATTAAAAAAGCATTAAAAGCTTTACTTGTGGCAAAAAAACCAGTTCTTTTTGTCGGTGGTGGGGCGGTTTCGGCAGAATGTAGTGATGAACTCTTGAAATTTGCACAAAATCTAAATTTACCGGTAACGACCTCTTTAATGGGCCTAGGGGTTTACCCAAGTAGCGATAAACAGTTTTTAGGTATGTTGGGAATGCACGGTACTTATGAAGCGAATAACGCCATGCACGAGAGTGATTTAATTCTTGGTATCGGTGTACGTTTTGATGATCGTACGACAAATAATCTTGAGAAATATTGCCCGCATGCCAAAGTGATCCAAATTGATATTGATCCCACTTCTATTTCTAAAAATGTACAAGTAACAATTCCTATTGTGGGAAATGCGAAAAACGTATTAGAAGAATTTTTAAGTTTATTAGGTGAAGAAGGGGTTGCCCGTTCACAAAATTACCTTGAAGATTGGTGGAAGCAAATTAATGAATGGAAAGCAAAAAACTGTTTGGATTTCGACCGCACTTCCGGAGTTATTAAACCTCAACAAGTGATGGAAGCGGTGTATCACATCACCAATGGGGAAGCTTATATTGCCTCCGATGTAGGGCAACATCAAATGTTTGCCGCATTGCATTATCCTTTTGATAAGCCACGTCGTTGGATCAATTCGGGCGGTTTAGGCACAATGGGCTTCGGCTTACCGGCGGCACTGGGGGCAAAATTGGCTCAACCGAATGCAACGGTAGTTTGCGTTACCGGTGATGGCAGCATTCAAATGAATATTCAAGAACTTTCCACTGCAACGCAATATGGTATTCCTGTGGTCGTAATTTGTTTGAATAACCATTTTTTAGGAATGGTGAAACAGTGGCAAGATTTGATTTATTCCGGTCGCCATTCCCAAACCTATATGAATTCCCTGCCGGACTTTGTGAAATTGGCGGAATCTTATGGTCATATCGGCATAAAAATCGCTACAGCGGATGAATTGGAAAGTAAATTAAAAGAAGCCTTTAGTATTAAGAATCAACTTGTCTTTGTTGATATTAACGTAGATGAAACCGAACACGTTTACCCAATGCAAGTGCGTGGCGGGGCGATGAATGAAATGATTTTAAGTAAACCGCAAGGGGAGAATGAATAA